In Indicator indicator isolate 239-I01 chromosome 16, UM_Iind_1.1, whole genome shotgun sequence, one genomic interval encodes:
- the MTFMT gene encoding methionyl-tRNA formyltransferase, mitochondrial, giving the protein MWGRSLRSWREGVKAVRGAAGRAGAPPWRVLFFGTDHFAVTALRALQAAREPSENLLVSRLEVVTLPSRLCGDLPVKSCAQELQLPVHEWPHTGPVGQFDVGVVASFGRLLSKELILQFPYGVLNVHPSCLPRWRGPAPIIHTVLHGDTVTGVTIMEIRPKRFDVGPIIKQEEFAVPPCCTAKELEVMLAKMGADMLISVLKNLPESLQNKREQPKEGVTFAPKISIAKSCIKWEEQTAAQILQLHRAIGSMFPLQTLWRGTTVKLLDLVEVGNIPDQVLNGCGAAPGSLLYHKASRMLIARCREGWVGIKGIMLKKHLTAVDFYNGYMHSLLQQNSRSVQEECRFQTLELSMAKKTLKEREKLH; this is encoded by the exons ATGTGGGGTCGGTCGCTGCGCTCATGGCGGGAGGGGGTGAAGGCGGTGCGCGGGGCGGCGGGACGGGCAGGGGCGCCGCCGTGGCGGGTACTCTTCTTCGGCACCGACCACTTTGCCGTCACCGCTCTGCGAGCTTTACAGGCCGCCAG GGAGCCCAGCGAGAACTTGCTCGtgtccaggctggaggtggtgaCTTTGCCCTCCCGCCTATGTGGGGACCTGCCTGTGAagagctgtgcccaggagctCCAGCTGCCTGTTCACGAGTGGCCACACACAGGACCTGTGGGACAGTTTGATGTGGGTGTGGTGGCCTCATTTGGACGTCTCCTAAGCAAGGAGCTTATTCTCCAGTTCCCATA TGGCGTGCTGAATGTCCATCCCAGCTGCCTCCCACGATGGCGTGGTCCTGCACCAATAATCCACACAGTGCTTCATGGAGACACAGTGACTGGGGTCACAATCATGGAAATAAGACCAAAAAG GTTTGATGTAGGTCCAATTATTAAGCAAGAAGAGTTTGCTGTTCCTCCCTGCTGTACTGCAAAGGAGCTGGAAGTGATGTTAGCAAAGATGGGTGCAGACATG CTTATATCAGTCCTGAAAAACTTGCCTGAAAGCTTACAAAATAAAAGAGAGCAACCAAAAGAAGGAGTAACCTTTG ctCCTAAAATATCTATAGCTAAGAGCTGTATAAAATGGGAAGAGCAAACAGCTGCACAGATACTTCAACTGCATCGTGCAATAGGAAGTATG TTCCCTTTGCAGACCCTCTGGAGGGGTACCACTGTTAAGCTTCTGGATTTGGTGGAAGTGGGTAATATTCCAG ATCAAGTATTAAatggctgtggagctgctcctggtTCACTACTGTACCACAAGGCATCCCGAATGCTGATAGCTCGTTGCAGG GAAGGCTGGGTTGGAATCAAAGGAATCATGTTAAAGAAGCATCTTACAGCAGTTGACTTCTACAACGGATATATGCACTCTTTGT
- the RASL12 gene encoding ras-like protein family member 12 isoform X1 produces MSSMFGKPRAAGERPPQSPLTECNVAILGCRGAGKSALTVKFLTKRFISEYDPNLEDTYTSEELVDQQPVLMKVMDTADQDGPENCERYLRWASTFLVVYSIDDRKSFEGCQRYLEVLSLHARGCQRRCPVLLLGNKLDMEQYRQVPAAEGMSLASRFGCLFYEVSACQDFAGVQQVFHEAVREVRRQAERSQPVRPLFITEEQPCPPLATTVALPTRQGLASCTFNTLSTVNYKEIPSVAQAKLVTVKSSRAQSKRKAPALTLLKGFKIF; encoded by the exons ATGTCCTCGATGTTTGGCAAACCCCGAGCCGCCGGCGAGCGGCCGCCCCAGAGCCCTCTCACCGAGTGCAACGTGGCCATCCTGGGGTGCCGAGGCGCCGGCAAGTCAG CCCTGACTGTGAAGTTTCTAACCAAGAGGTTCATAAGCGAGTATGACCCCAACCTCG AGGACACCTACACTTCAGAGGAGCTGGTAGACCAGCAGCCCGTGCTGATGAAGGTGATGGACACTGCTGACCAG GATGGTCCTGAGAACTGTGAGCGTTACCTGCGCTGGGCCAGCACCTTCCTCGTTGTCTACAGCATCGATGACAGGAAGAGCTTCGAGGGCTGCCAGAGGTACCTGGAGGTCCTCTCCTTGCACGCAAGGGGCTGCCAGCGCCGCTGCcctgtgctcctgctgggcaACAAGCTGGACATGGAGCAGTACAG GCAGGTGCCTGCTGCTGAAGGGATGTCGCTGGCGAGCAGGTTCGGGTGCCTCTTCTACGAGGTGTCGGCGTGCCAGGACTTCGCGGGGGTACAGCAGGTCTTCCACGAAGCCGTGCGGGAGGTACGGCGCCAGGCGGAGCGGAGCCAGCCTGTCCGCCCACTCTTCATCACCgaggagcagccctgccctccGCTGGCCACCACGGTGGCCCTGCCAACCCGCCAGGGCTTGGCCAGCTGCACCTTCAACACCCTCTCCACTGTCAACTACAAGGAGATCCCCTCGGTGGCCCAGGCCAAGCTGGTCACTGTCAAGTCCTCACGGGCTCAGAGCAAGAGGAAAGCTCCTGCGCTGACCTTGCTGAAAGGCTTCAAGATATTTTAG
- the RASL12 gene encoding ras-like protein family member 12 isoform X2 — MSSMFGKPRAAGERPPQSPLTECNVAILGCRGAGKSEDTYTSEELVDQQPVLMKVMDTADQDGPENCERYLRWASTFLVVYSIDDRKSFEGCQRYLEVLSLHARGCQRRCPVLLLGNKLDMEQYRQVPAAEGMSLASRFGCLFYEVSACQDFAGVQQVFHEAVREVRRQAERSQPVRPLFITEEQPCPPLATTVALPTRQGLASCTFNTLSTVNYKEIPSVAQAKLVTVKSSRAQSKRKAPALTLLKGFKIF, encoded by the exons ATGTCCTCGATGTTTGGCAAACCCCGAGCCGCCGGCGAGCGGCCGCCCCAGAGCCCTCTCACCGAGTGCAACGTGGCCATCCTGGGGTGCCGAGGCGCCGGCAAGTCAG AGGACACCTACACTTCAGAGGAGCTGGTAGACCAGCAGCCCGTGCTGATGAAGGTGATGGACACTGCTGACCAG GATGGTCCTGAGAACTGTGAGCGTTACCTGCGCTGGGCCAGCACCTTCCTCGTTGTCTACAGCATCGATGACAGGAAGAGCTTCGAGGGCTGCCAGAGGTACCTGGAGGTCCTCTCCTTGCACGCAAGGGGCTGCCAGCGCCGCTGCcctgtgctcctgctgggcaACAAGCTGGACATGGAGCAGTACAG GCAGGTGCCTGCTGCTGAAGGGATGTCGCTGGCGAGCAGGTTCGGGTGCCTCTTCTACGAGGTGTCGGCGTGCCAGGACTTCGCGGGGGTACAGCAGGTCTTCCACGAAGCCGTGCGGGAGGTACGGCGCCAGGCGGAGCGGAGCCAGCCTGTCCGCCCACTCTTCATCACCgaggagcagccctgccctccGCTGGCCACCACGGTGGCCCTGCCAACCCGCCAGGGCTTGGCCAGCTGCACCTTCAACACCCTCTCCACTGTCAACTACAAGGAGATCCCCTCGGTGGCCCAGGCCAAGCTGGTCACTGTCAAGTCCTCACGGGCTCAGAGCAAGAGGAAAGCTCCTGCGCTGACCTTGCTGAAAGGCTTCAAGATATTTTAG
- the KBTBD13 gene encoding kelch repeat and BTB domain-containing protein 13 codes for MVPEEEGTRAGPPERVRIWVEEQSFWVEKSLLVESSEYFRALFRSGMRESTQQEMGLGELSAAGFLAMLQVLAGERPVLDSEETFQAVECAAFLQVKPLSKYLINSINSDNCILLYQAAAIFGLLDLFHSAALYIRDSYAELQEDLDCLSDDLLAYVETLLPSTFVAVGAHTPTFEFLEDLSRTICYLDEDTNTWRTLSCLPLSASTFLAGMATMDNKIYIVGGVYGASKQVVESSFCYDANTNTWSEFPSPHQLRYDVRLVGHEGYLYAIGGEYEKISLKSVERYDVASNTWMFVSDLPQPSTAAPCAQAMGQIFVCLWKPLDTTVIYEYETQQDEWLPVTELKRHQSYGHCMVAHRDKLYVMRNGPSDDFLRCAIDCFSLTARQWTALPGQFLNSKGALFTAVIKGDTVYTVNKMLTLLYSVEEETWRFKKEQAGFPRSGSLQTFLLRLPRRDHDIAT; via the coding sequence ATGGTCCCGGAGGAAGAAGGCACCCGGGCAGGGCCCCCGGAGCGGGTACGTATCTGGGTGGAGGAGCAGTCGTTCTGGGTGGAGAAGAGCttgctggtggagagcagcgAGTACTTCCGTGCCCTCTTCCGCTCGGGCATGAGGGAGAGCACACAGCAGgagatggggctgggggagctgagtGCAGCTGGGTTCCTCGCCATGCTGCAGGTTCTGGCAGGAGAGAGGCCTGTCCTAGACAGTGAGGAGACCTTCCAGGCGGTCGAGtgtgctgccttcctgcaggtgaAGCCCTTGTCCAAGTACTTGATCAACTCCATCAACTCTGACAACTGCATCCTGCTCTACCAAGCTGCTGCCATATTTGGTCTCCTGGACCTCTTCCACTCCGCTGCACTCTACATCAGAGACAGCtatgctgagctgcaggaggactTGGACTGCCTCTCCGATGACCTGCTGGCCTATGTGGAgaccctcctgcccagcaccttTGTGGCAGTAGGAGCCCACACACCCACCTTTGAGTTCCTGGAGGACCTTTCCAGGACCATCTGCTACCTGGATGAGGACACCAATACATGGAGGaccctctcctgcctgccactgagTGCCAGCACGTTCCTAGCCGGCATGGCAACCATGGATAATAAGATCTACATTGTAGGTGGCGTCTACGGGGCCAGCAAGCAGGTTGTGGAGAGCAGCTTCTGCTACGATGCCAACACCAACACCTGGAGCGAGTTCCCCAGCCCTCACCAGCTGCGCTACGATGTCAGGCTGGTGGGCCACGAGGGCTACCTCTATGCTATCGGTGGGGAGTACGAGAAGATCTCGCTGAAGTCCGTGGAGAGGTACGACGTGGCCTCCAACACCTGGATGTTTGTCTCTGACCTGCCGCAGCCAAGCACGGCAGCACCATGTGCCCAAGCCATGGGGCAGATCTTCGTTTGCTTGTGGAAGCCACTAGACACCACTGTCATCTACGAGTATGAAACCCAGCAAGACGAGTGGCTGCCCGTCACCGAGCTCAAGCGGCACCAGAGCTACGGGCACTGCATGGTGGCTCACCGAGACAAGCTTTACGTCATGCGCAACGGCCCCTCGGACGACTTCCTGCGCTGCGCCATCGACTGCTTCAGCCTGACGGCGCGGCAGTGGACGGCCCTGCCGGGGCAGTTCCTGAACAGCAAAGGAGCCCTCTTCACCGCTGTCATCAAGGGTGACACCGTCTACACCGTCAACAAGATGCTGACGCTCCTCTACTCCGTGGAGGAGGAGACATGGAGGTTCAagaaggagcaggcaggctTCCCACGCAGTGGCTCACTGCAGACCTTCCTCCTGCGGCTGCCGAGGCGTGACCATGACATCGCCACGTAG